ATATATTCATGGTgggtaggaggaagagaggatttaaaagataatggtggcctggtgcagtggctcacacctacaatcccagcaggctgaggccagcggatcacttgagcccacgagttcaaggccagcctgggcaacatggcaaaaccctgtctctacaaaaaaatacaaaaattagctggtcatggtggtgcacaccagtatttctagctactcaggaggctgaggtgggagaatcacctgagcccgggaaggtcgaggtttcagtaagccatgattgtgccattgcactcccgcctgaggGAGAGTGAGACCGtcttaaaacaagcaaacaaacaaaaaaccaggaaaGAATAGCATGAAAACATCTTCATATTGAGACATGGAGGTAAATACAAACAAATCAGCCAAGAGTTGGAAAGACTATCGCGAGGCAAGGAAAGTGGGGTGAAGGCAGGGTAGGAGGgctactgtttttcataataaacATTACGGAACAACTTGTTTTCAATTTGCGTTAACTGATTTTTCCCCCTAAGATGCAGGACATAAAAGTGTTTACAAAGCTACATATTTTAGATTGCTTTCCCTTCACTTTTCAGGATCTAGGTAGGGTTATAGCCAGTTTCCACTATGTGGAGAATCTGCAAGGCTGGAGATCCTGTACGGGTCCAGGGTGAACTACATCAAAAGTAGTTTTCGGGATCGAGGATGCAGTTCACTATTATTAAGTGTGATGTATTATTATTCAAAGTACTGTTTACTGTGAAAGTATGATGAATTCAGTAATGGTTATACTAAAGTAACATATTTTAGTACAGAGTCAAAATATGGCTCCAGGTCTTCTTAGATAGAATACTTAAGACTGacttaggccgggcgtggtggctcaagcctgtaatcccagcactttgggaggccaagatgggcggatcacgaggtcaggaaatcgagaccatcctggctaatacggtgaaaccccgtctctactaaaaatacaaaaaactagccgggcgaggtggcaggcgcctgtagtcccagctactcgggaggctgaggcaggagaaaggcgtgaacctgggaggcggagcttgcagtgagctgagatccggccactgcactccagcctgggtgacagagcgagactccgtctcaataaaaaaaaaaaaaaaaaaaagactgacttACTGGGGACAAGGGAATTgtataaaatgcagattcctgggccccactccAGGCGTGGGGCTTGCAGTCTTCATTTCTAACAAGATCCTTAGCTGCTGCTGAAAAGTActgctttcatttgttttgtttttttaagagacagggtcttgctgtcatccaggctggagtgcagtggtgcaattacagctcactgcagccttaatctcctggcctcacgtggtcctcctgcctcaacctccagggtagATGGGACTGCAGGCATCAGCTGTATTAggcttcttttcaattttttatagagatggggtcttgctttgttgcccattagtctcaaactcctaggttcacatgatcctcctgccttgacctcccacagtgctggcattataggtgtgggGCATCATGTTTGGCCTGAAGCCCTACTTTAAATGCCTATTGTATCTGACCAACTAATGCTTATTCCTCAGAAGAATACCAGTTCTGTAACCTCCAAGTAGTATCGTAAGACAAAGCTTATTAGAAACTCATTAACTGACGCCAGGTTAACTAAtgtgctggatttttttttcctcctcttccattACTTGAACAATCTGTTCAACAAGCAATATTCTAAGAGCCAATAATTGATCACTTTACCTCTTGATGCTTATACTGTAGCTCATACCATACTGAATCCCTGGCAAGACCTCTTTTTGGTTATTTGATCTTTTTAGGCTGCTTTTCCAATTTCTGTGTTTCTGTCACAATTATTCACCCTGTGTATCTTATACTCTTTACTACTGCTTATGTTTCtttaaagacaaagtcttgctcttttgcccaggctggagtacagttgcaaggtcatagctcactgcagcctcacactcccaggctcaagtgatcctcccacctcagcctcccaagtagtgaggactacaggtgtgcaccaccatgctgagttaatttttaaacttttttgtagagacagggtctcactatgtctcgcaggctggttttgaactcctctcaaacaatcctctacctcagcctcccagagtgctggaagcaagccactgtgcccagctgctggTCACCCTTTCTACACTAAAAACTATGGATGTGTCAATCAATGCTGAGATGCTCTGATAAGCTCCCAAGAATCTGTTTCCCCAAATCACCACAAAACTGCTTGTGTAGCCAGTATAGGATCCAAGGAAGTTGGCCACTAGGATCCcctgaattactttttttttttttttttttgagatgcagtctcgctctgtcacccaggccggagtgcagtggtgcaatctctgctcactgcaacgtccacctcctaggttcaagtgattcttctgcctcggcctcctgagtatctgggactacaggtacacgccaccacgcccggctaatttttgtattttttgtagacacggggtttcaccatattggccaggctggtctcaaactcctgacttagtGACCTGCccgccctggtctcccaaagtgctgggataacatgcgtgagccaccgtgcccggcccctgaATTACCTATGACTTTATCAAGGGACAGGGTCACCTGCATTGTTAAAGCTGAGCTGATAAGGATTCCACAAATGTTAACTGAACAAAGTGCCACACTAAGTGCCCGTGTCTGAAGATGAAAGAGACACAATCTGTGTGTTCTCGGAGCTTCTCCAAGGTGAACTCTTCTGGGGCTTAACCTGCAACTGGCCAGGAACAGCAGCTTAAACTCTCATCAATAGCTGTGCTATTTCAAAGTACTGGCATTCTCCCAGGACACCTCCCAGGGTGTCAAAATTTAGCCAAAGCAAACTCCAAATGAATACAAAGTCCTtattttctcaaaggaaaaaaacaaaacaaaacaaaacagaacaaaaaacccCCCAGATTTATTTAGCTTCAACATTTTCCCTGATCTAAAGAGAAAGATGTCAAAAGATACCTAGGACATATACACAAGCACCCACCCCAGTGAACTCAGATAACCTGAAAGAAAAAAGGGCAAAGGTCTGTTCAATGGAGAAAATTATCTTCGTTTTTGAAAGATGTTTCCACGTCCCATTCCACGTCCTCTTCCTCTTGCAGCCActgaaagggaagaagagaaaacaggaggCCAGGTCAGTGTGGTCTGAAGGGTTACCTGGTCCAATATCACCCTGGCCGTGGCATTTCCGCCACCCCCgcctttttgagacagactcccactctgtcgcccaggctggagtgcagtggcgtgatcttggctcactgaaatctccacctcccaggatcagacgattcttgtgtctcagcctcccaagtagctggggactacaggcatcaaCCACAAAGCCTAGctaatttcctgtatttttagcagagacagggtttcaccatgttggccaggctgctatcgaactcctgacctcaggtgatccgcccacctcagcctcccaaagtgtcaggattacagatgtgagccaccaaacccagctgaCAGCCACTGCATTTCGGGGGGGATGGAGGcggaggggcaggggctggggactGGCATCAGAGCAGGAGGTAGTACCACACTCTTGCCTTCCAGTCCCACACTGCTCTCTCCAAGACGCTGGGAGGTAGCATGCTGAGGGCAAAGAAGGTGGTCTGAGAGCTACAGAAGAGAAATCCCTGGGGCTGGCCTTGGCTGAGCTAAAAAACATAGATGcactaaattcattttttcaattCTGAAACAAATATACTTAAGTGTTAACGTGTTAGATCTGGGAGAagggttattttttgtatttttttctgagaaaagaattatttcaggctaggtacagtggctcatgtctgtaaccccgggactttgcgaggccaaggcaggcagatcacttgaggtcagaagttcgagaccagactggccaacctggcaaaaccccgtctctactgaacacacaaaaattagctgcacgtggtggtaggcgcctgtaatcccagttacctgggaggctgaggcaagagaatcacttgaacctgggagtcggaggagatcgcagtgagttgagatcgagccaccgcactgcagcctgggcgatggagactgagtctcaaaaaaaaaaaaaaaaaattcacagtagcaaaaagaaaacactctCCATATCAACAGCATGATAAGACTGCTGTTCTCCTCTGTAACCCAGGGGTTCTAGGAGAAGCCAGGGTTTGAAGGAcagataaaatattcatttttttgagatggagtctagctctgtcactcaggctggagtgtactgacataatcttgcctcactgcaacctccacctcccgggttcaagcgattctcctgcctcagcctcccaagtagctggtactattgggacccaccaccacacccagctaatttttgtatttttagtagagacagggtttcactgtgttggccaggctggtctcaaacttctgacctcgtgatctgcccacctcagcctcccaaagtgctgggattacaggcatgagccactgtgcccagcccctcacACTATTTTATCTTTAAACTCGAGCTTTCATCCATAGTTCCCGGCTCATAACTCCTATAGTCCTTGTGATAGTCTTTTGTTATAACGTTGGGGCACTTTAGGCCTCAGAAGCAGGACTCgggagacagaatctctctcttgAAACTTCTCCTGTCCCCCTTTCACCTGCCCAAGGCCAGACCCTAATCTGAGTATGGGTCATAAGACCTCACCCCAGAGAAAGCTCCTGCCCTATACCCTGGAGGAACaaatgctgcacagagaggccaaaaAGAATCTGGACAGGCCTTGCAGGGTCTCCCCAGCCCGTCTATTAGTATTAGATCACACCCTTTTTGTCTAATGGCATCTCCACATGGTTGTCCATCCTTTAACCATGTCAATCcaatgaagtctccataaaaggcCCAAGAGGACAGGGTTAGGGGAGCTTCGGGACAGCTGATCACGTGCAGCCTgacaggaaggtgaacaagaactCATCCATGTGCTGGGAGGAAACTCCATGGGGATAGAAGCTCTTGTGCTTGGGACCCTTCCAGATCTCACCCTATGCCTCTCTTCATGCGGCTGTTTATTTGTAGCCTATAAAATATCCTTTGTTATAAACCAGTAAACTTAAGTATGTGATTCCTGAATTGTGTGAGCTACTCCAGCAATTAATCGAACCCAAGGAGGGAGAAGTGAGAACCCTGACTTGAAGCTATTCAGATGTTCTGGAGGCCTGTGCTTATGAATAATAGTGGGGGGGTGcaggggcagtcttgtgggactgagccctcaacctgtggttTTTCaggctatctccaggtagacagtgtcagaactgaaggacacccagctggtgtctacTATGGAACTGACTGCTTgcttggtcacagaagtcttttTTGTTGATTGTTGTGTtgtgagaggagaggaaaaacccagcttgacttttttcctcacacatacataaaacatGTATAGCAGCTACAGATACCAATGGAGAATCCAGTGCCTTCCCTGGCTGCAAACCTTTTTTTATCAACACTAAGACAGTTTCCAAGGGCCGCAATTACTTTGTGGCCTAATCTAATCAACATGACAGAACTTTTCATGAACCTAATATAAAACCAAATTAGGCTAACCAAGAAGCAAGGCCAGACTAGGggaatgggaaaaggacagtccCACTTTTGGAACGTACTAAAAGAAGGCTTTATTGCTGAAAACAGAGCTCCACTATCAGATCTCCCTAACTACATGCAGGGTGTCCATCCATAAGACCCAGTTTTGCTAGGAAATGCGGCTCTCACACTCCAGGAGTCAGCTCATCTGCTCTGGGCTGTGTGCTCGGCAAACTAGACAAGGGCAAGCTGTCCCATACCTCTCACACAGAACTTCTAGAAAGAAGGGCCTctccgggtatggtggctcacactggtaatcccagtcctttaggaggctgaggcaggtagatcatgtgaggtcaggagttcgagactagcctgaccaacatggtgaaatcccatctctactaaaaatacaaaaataaataaataaaataaaataaattaaaaataattagctgggcatgccagtgcacacctgtaatctcagctacttcaaaggcagaggcaggagaactgcttgaacctgggaggcagaggctgcagtgagctgagatcacaccactgcactccagcctgggtgacaaagcgagactctgtctcaaaaaaataaaataaaataaggtccCCCTAGAAATTTATTATAGGAGGTTCATCAACTCTTTCACTTAAGACAGTATTCCGGATGCAGCAAGACAGAGAAGGCCAGGCAAAGCCTCATGGCCCCACAGGATCTCTCCATGCTGCAAGGGGAAGGGGTGGCAGTGGATGTGGAGAGAGCAGAGGTCAAGCCCTCTCTGTTCCCAGGCAGTAACAGGGCCCCTTTCTACAAGACACAAGACGaacctatattttaaaacctgtGCATGAAGAACACCTACCTTGGGCCTTGAGAATAGCAGCTTTTCCTCGGCCAGCCCCTGaaccttggtttttatttttcatgctcTTTAACATAGGTGCATTCTTCAGCATGTCAGGCAAAATCAGAAAGCGGATTTTGCTGCCACGGATGTACACCTGCTCCAGCTGTGCCACTCGGCCATCTCTGTATGTGACTGTGATGTTGGACATCTGGAAGGAAATCACCAGCTAATCAATTAACAGTCAACAGCACCAGTGGTGGGGAGGGCCTTGACTGGTGGGAGAGGGAAGTCCAGAAAAGCAGACTGACATTGTGACAAAGCTGGTGCATTACACAGCAATCATCAGTACTAACTATGTACACTAGGGACTGCACTGAGCACTTTACCTAAACAGTCCTCACAACACCTCCAGCGTGGGTATGAgtgctccctttttttttttttttttgagacggagtttcgctcttgttgcccaggttggagtgcaatgatgcggtctcggctcactgcaacctctgcctcccagattcaagcgattctcctgcctcagcctcccgagtagctgggattacaggcatgcgtcaccatgcctggctaattttgtatttttagtagaggcgggtttcaccaggttggtcaggctggtctcgaactcctgacctcaggtgatctgcccgcctcggcctcccaaagtgttaggattacaggtgtgagccactgtgcccggccgagtGCTCCCATTTTTACAGGTTAAAAAAACCAAAGCAGTTATCCAAGGTCAAAAAGCAGAAATGCAGGGAACTCCAGATTCGAACCAGCTGGCCTAGCTTCAGAGCGCTGGCTGTGCAGCAAAGATGTGAAGAGCTCTTGAAGGTGCTAAACTCTAACTAAAACAGCTTCAAACTGCTGGTCCAAACTGTCTTCCCCTGCATTGCCTGGCACTCAGATTTCAAAGGCATCATGAAGGTCACGAGTATATACCAGATGTGGTTCTGACCTTCCAGAGTGCATACTCTAGAATGTGAGACAGAACCCTCTTGCTTGGGTGACTAGGGACTGAGAAATGGAGCTGGTACCACAGGGCCTACACAAAGGGCCGGAAATTACTGGAGGGGTATGAGGCAACAGCTTGCACAAGGAAAAGAGCAGGCACTGGACAGGGTCATTACTTCAGATAACAGTCAAGTCTGTCAATAGAGGGAAGATCAATAGGGTTAAGGCAGTACTTAGGAAAGACAAATGTGTCAACAAGGATAGACGGTAGGATGGACAAATGGGGAGACTGAAGGTGAGACCAGCTTGGCATGGGAGGGTGATACCAATCTGCCAGCATCAACCTCAATAAGCACCAGGTTTACAGAAAAAGCAGCTCATTGTATAAACCTTCTAAAGGGAGAGGactataatttatttagaatGGGTCAGCCCATGTTGTAGAGAGATGGGCTGTCTCCCAGATTTCTGGCTGGCTAGATGCCATCTTATACTCATTCATTCTCTTCCTCAAGTGCTAACTGGCCACCCAGCCTCTGCTTGAACACTCAGCGAGAAAAGAACAactatgggccaggtgtggtggctcatgtctgtaatatcaacactttgggaggtcaaggtgggaagatcacttgagtccaggagttttgagaccagcctgggcaacacagtgagaccccgtctgtacaaaaattagctgggtgtggtggcacgtgcctgtagtccagctactcgggaaactgaggtgaACCTTGgttctgggaggttgaggctgcagggaactgtgatggagccactgcaccccagcctgggccacagagcaagatcctctcaaaaagcaaacaaacataacTATGCTCTGGGGCCACCCCTGTTGTATATGAGCAGTTTCTTGAGGAATGGTTTCTAGAGCTTCCACCCACTATCCCTGTTCTACCTTCAGAGGCACCAGGGCTCCAGTTTCCCATAAACCTTCTGCTCTAGGCTCCTCACTCCCAGCCTGTTATCAAATTTTCATCCAATTCCCAAGTCCTTACCAATCCTTTTCTTCCCCTGAAGAATACCATAACCTCTAGTGCCACAAATGAACACCAGGTATGGTTAGACTACCCAAGAGAGAAACTGGATACAACTCAGGCTCACCTGAATCTGCTGACAATTGAAATGTGTTTTGGggctgggtgcgggggctcatgcctataatcccagcactttgggaggccaaggtgggtggatcacctgaggtcaggagtttgagaccagtctggcaaacatggtgaaaccccgtctctactaaaaatacaaaaattagctgggtgtggtggcaagtgcctgtagtcccacccacttgggaggctgaggcaggagaaaatcacttgaacccaggaggtagaggttgcagtgagctgagatcacatcactgtattccagcctgggcaacagagcgagactcgtctcaaaaaaaaaaaaaacaaaaaaaaaggtgttttggAGACTGTGCCACACTCATGACtctgtaaaagacaaaaaatagaccTAAAGACCGATAGGTGAgatccagctctgccatttgtcAGAAGTGTAACCCCAGATACATCTCcaggcttctctgagcctccgttCCCTCACCTACAAAGCTGAGGAAAATACAAGACAACAAAGCCAACATTTACCGAACACTTATCAG
This window of the Rhinopithecus roxellana isolate Shanxi Qingling chromosome 13, ASM756505v1, whole genome shotgun sequence genome carries:
- the SNRPD3 gene encoding small nuclear ribonucleoprotein Sm D3; this translates as MSIGVPIKVLHEAEGHIVTCETNTGEVYRGKLIEAEDNMNCQMSNITVTYRDGRVAQLEQVYIRGSKIRFLILPDMLKNAPMLKSMKNKNQGSGAGRGKAAILKAQVAARGRGRGMGRGNIFQKRR